The segment CATGGGGGCGGCTGCGGCGGCGCCGACGGCAAATGCCGCCCGGCGCTACCTCAATGGCGAAGAGGCTCCCATAGGTGGGGCCAATAGCGGGCCGCCAACGCCGCAAACAACGCTCCCGGTCGAGTGAACCGATGCGGCCCTGCCCGCGGTGCACTTATTTGTCCGGTTGTCTGCGCGTCGGGCTCGACCCAAATCGGCTTCGCGCGTTCCGGTCCGATCCGCTAGAGCGGTTCATCGTTTCGCGGAAACGCCGAACCGCTCTATCTCCTTGTTTTTGCGCAATTCCCCAGGGAAAGCGCTATGCGCTTTTCCCGGGAAAACCGTTTCACACTTTTCCTGGAATTGCTCTAGCCGAGGATAGAGCCGAGCGCTTTCGCCCTGGCCTGTGTGCTGCCCTTCGAGCGGATGGTTCTGGCACGCGCAAGCAAGGTGTTCACCTCCTTGGTCGCCAGGCCGATCGGCGGCGAGGCCCTGACCTGATCGGCCTGGCCAAGCAATCCGTAGACCACCACGACGTTGCGCTTGTGATGCAACTGCGCATTGGGTGCGGCGGAGATCTTCTGGACCAGCGGCAGTGCTGTGGCGGAATTGCCTTCGAGCGCCGCGGCCAACGCCATGTTGCTCTCGACGTCGAGATCCCCCGGCGCAAGTTTCAACGCCTGAGCAAAAGCAGCCTGCGCCTGCCCGGTCTGGCCGGCGAATGTCTGCGCCACGCCCAACCTGATATAGGCGCTGCTGGTATTGACCAGCGGCGCGGCCTGCGCGAGCGCGCGCATGCCAGCATCGATATCGCCCGTTTCCATCATCGCCGAGCCAAGCCCGAGCATTGCCCCTCCGTCATTCGGCGCTTTTGCGAGCGCGGCCTGATAGGCTTTAGCCGCCTCGGCGGGATAGCCGGCTCGCATATAGGCCTCGCCCGCCTTGACGAAGGCGCTCGGCTTGGCATCCGGCATCGCTGCCGCGCGCTCGTAGAGCGCGATTGCGGTGCCACTGTCTCCCTGCGCATGGATATCGTCCGCAAGCTTGATCAGACGCTCCGATTGCGACGACGGGCCCTGTGCCTTTGCCTGCGCGGTATCGGTTTTGGTCGTCTGACAACCGGCCGCCGCCAACATGGCGACGACGGGCAAGAACACGACGTGCAG is part of the Mesorhizobium sp. L-2-11 genome and harbors:
- a CDS encoding tetratricopeptide repeat protein; protein product: MRLHVVFLPVVAMLAAAGCQTTKTDTAQAKAQGPSSQSERLIKLADDIHAQGDSGTAIALYERAAAMPDAKPSAFVKAGEAYMRAGYPAEAAKAYQAALAKAPNDGGAMLGLGSAMMETGDIDAGMRALAQAAPLVNTSSAYIRLGVAQTFAGQTGQAQAAFAQALKLAPGDLDVESNMALAAALEGNSATALPLVQKISAAPNAQLHHKRNVVVVYGLLGQADQVRASPPIGLATKEVNTLLARARTIRSKGSTQARAKALGSILG